In Psychrobacter ciconiae, the following are encoded in one genomic region:
- the ftsA gene encoding cell division protein FtsA yields the protein MKNTETLVIVHLSATAVYVVIGNVVSVKDIQIMGIGQVKNSDFYQGQIKHRERLKSAIKKAIQEAEDMANCRVHSVWLTLSTPELLSKNSMGEVQTTDGEVRIQDMVSALTRAKSHDLPSNYYLMHCCQQGIYIDEQESMVDDAIEMLAEKICVMYHMMMLPVASRQNIQRLLQSCDVGVDHVVFDAVTSAEYCLSLDERQQGVCLIDIGASTSSVCVYKENKLIFTHCLASGSHEVTMDISAELSISMIEAEELKKTHGTVDVGSVDPSAFFSYPRYGNSEVLNISDYKLAQIIEARYISILDDIVQRLRQEGLFDFIDRGIVFTGGGSDMRGMVAFSKKFLKTPVTLAKPHPAIKVYKRINDQQIEDYLQAQLANRAYQTAFGTLLYSQSEQFRHSEQSEPEAIARAGGLFSGIKRGFGSMFKKIM from the coding sequence ATGAAAAATACCGAAACCTTAGTAATTGTCCATTTAAGTGCCACCGCAGTTTATGTGGTCATTGGTAATGTGGTGTCCGTTAAAGACATCCAAATTATGGGCATTGGTCAAGTAAAAAATAGTGACTTTTACCAAGGTCAAATCAAACATCGTGAACGCCTAAAAAGTGCCATCAAAAAAGCCATCCAAGAAGCCGAGGATATGGCAAATTGCCGTGTCCATAGTGTCTGGCTGACCCTATCGACGCCTGAGCTGCTTAGTAAAAATAGTATGGGCGAGGTGCAAACAACAGATGGTGAAGTTCGCATTCAAGATATGGTCAGTGCGCTTACTCGCGCTAAATCTCACGACTTACCGTCCAACTATTATCTGATGCATTGCTGCCAGCAAGGAATTTATATCGATGAGCAAGAATCGATGGTCGATGACGCTATCGAAATGCTGGCTGAGAAAATTTGTGTGATGTATCACATGATGATGTTGCCCGTTGCCAGCCGGCAAAATATTCAAAGGCTACTACAAAGCTGTGACGTTGGCGTGGACCATGTCGTTTTTGATGCCGTAACGAGCGCTGAATATTGTTTGAGCTTAGATGAGCGGCAACAGGGTGTTTGTCTGATCGACATTGGTGCCAGTACCAGTAGCGTTTGCGTTTATAAAGAAAACAAGCTGATTTTTACCCATTGTCTTGCCAGTGGCAGCCATGAGGTCACCATGGACATCTCAGCTGAGCTTAGCATTTCAATGATTGAAGCAGAAGAGTTGAAAAAAACCCATGGCACCGTAGATGTTGGAAGTGTTGACCCAAGCGCCTTTTTTTCTTATCCACGCTATGGCAACAGTGAAGTCTTGAACATCAGCGATTATAAATTGGCGCAAATCATTGAAGCGCGTTATATTAGCATTTTAGATGACATCGTTCAGCGCTTGCGGCAAGAAGGACTGTTTGATTTTATCGATCGAGGTATTGTTTTTACCGGTGGCGGTAGTGACATGCGCGGGATGGTTGCGTTTTCTAAAAAGTTCTTGAAAACGCCCGTTACCCTTGCCAAACCACATCCAGCCATCAAGGTTTATAAGCGTATTAATGATCAACAGATAGAAGACTATCTGCAAGCTCAGCTTGCAAATCGTGCTTACCAAACTGCATTTGGAACGCTTTTATACAGTCAAAGTGAGCAGTTTCGCCACAGCGAACAAAGCGAGCCTGAAGCGATTGCCCGAGCAGGCGGTCTGTTTTCTGGAATTAAGCGCGGTTTTGGCAGTATGTTTAAAAAAATCATGTAG
- a CDS encoding cell division protein FtsQ/DivIB — protein sequence MTSNLKLGTQHTMTQAVNGSSKLLGNKAHQIKDFLLGIKVTTYYVLAVALVLISLLFAIANKALQDAPAAHIEVSSEHLSPAQHQALKSAVGGAVSDNFFTADLQALRDLALSQQWVDQVSITRDWQRGIIISALPKQAVANFGTERLIDAKGSVFVPVESVDLMREQFVNLQGDQEKSRVIMQQMQQINEWFAPLNMKVEDIILTPRMTWLVRFDNGIRLIVDNEDTARKLMSLSQLLNGQLAPRLSEMQSVDLRYKNGFAIAWKVTESSAAETKPQKQPKERIVFDGRTDQTIG from the coding sequence ATGACGTCCAACCTCAAGCTAGGAACGCAGCACACCATGACGCAAGCAGTCAACGGCTCATCTAAATTGTTAGGTAATAAAGCCCATCAAATCAAAGACTTTCTGCTTGGCATCAAAGTGACGACTTATTATGTCCTTGCGGTGGCTTTGGTCTTGATATCGCTGCTGTTTGCCATCGCAAATAAAGCTTTGCAAGATGCGCCAGCTGCTCATATTGAAGTAAGCTCAGAGCATTTAAGCCCAGCTCAGCATCAAGCTTTAAAATCAGCGGTAGGCGGTGCGGTCTCAGATAACTTTTTTACCGCCGACCTCCAAGCCCTTCGCGATTTGGCGTTGTCTCAACAATGGGTTGATCAGGTGAGCATCACCCGCGATTGGCAGCGCGGCATTATCATTAGTGCTTTACCCAAGCAAGCGGTTGCTAATTTTGGTACGGAGCGCTTAATTGATGCTAAAGGCTCGGTATTTGTGCCGGTTGAAAGTGTGGATTTAATGCGTGAGCAGTTTGTAAATCTACAAGGCGATCAGGAAAAATCGCGCGTAATTATGCAGCAAATGCAGCAAATCAATGAGTGGTTTGCGCCGCTGAATATGAAAGTTGAAGACATCATCTTAACGCCTCGAATGACGTGGCTTGTGCGCTTTGATAACGGCATACGCCTTATTGTCGATAACGAAGATACCGCCCGCAAGCTTATGAGTTTAAGTCAGCTGCTAAACGGTCAATTAGCGCCGCGCCTTAGTGAAATGCAATCGGTGGATTTACGGTATAAAAATGGCTTTGCAATTGCTTGGAAGGTGACAGAGAGTAGCGCCGCCGAAACCAAACCGCAAAAACAGCCAAAAGAGCGTATTGTTTTTGATGGTCGAACCGACCAAACCATCGGCTAG
- a CDS encoding D-alanine--D-alanine ligase — MTDPNQSLNHAEKINYPKIKPSHVTDAKAFGKVAVVYGGSSNERAISLNSGAAVLAALQNQGVDATHFDPKFQDISELKQFDRVFNVLHGRGGEDGVLQGLLEWLQIPQTGSGVLASALGMDKVRTKQLWQGCGLSTAPFSLLTADTDWQQVVNTLGLPLIVKPVHEGSSIGMTKVNHLDELPKAFATAADCGDAVMAERWITGREFTIVIIDDEAYPVIRLEPADITNFYDFEAKYNRNDTGYFIPCGLSAADERHLQELSLAAFRAVEAKGWGRIDAMQDDKGNFWLLEINTVPGMTSHSLVPMAAKARGMDFEQLCWHILAQTVKA; from the coding sequence ATGACCGACCCCAATCAAAGCCTAAATCACGCTGAAAAAATCAACTATCCTAAAATCAAGCCAAGCCATGTCACCGATGCCAAAGCCTTTGGTAAAGTTGCCGTGGTTTATGGTGGCAGCAGCAACGAGCGCGCCATCTCTTTAAATAGCGGCGCGGCGGTACTGGCTGCCCTTCAAAATCAAGGCGTTGATGCCACCCATTTTGACCCAAAATTTCAAGACATTAGCGAATTAAAGCAGTTTGACCGCGTCTTTAACGTACTGCACGGTCGCGGCGGGGAAGATGGCGTCTTGCAAGGGCTTTTAGAATGGCTACAAATTCCGCAAACAGGATCAGGCGTTTTAGCCTCCGCTTTGGGAATGGACAAAGTCCGCACCAAGCAGCTTTGGCAAGGTTGCGGATTGTCAACCGCACCGTTTTCATTATTGACGGCAGATACTGATTGGCAGCAAGTGGTCAACACCTTAGGATTACCGCTGATTGTCAAGCCAGTCCATGAAGGCTCAAGCATTGGCATGACCAAGGTCAATCATTTGGACGAGCTGCCAAAAGCCTTTGCCACGGCTGCTGACTGCGGCGATGCGGTGATGGCGGAGCGCTGGATTACTGGTCGTGAGTTCACCATCGTCATTATCGATGATGAAGCTTATCCGGTCATCCGCCTCGAGCCTGCTGACATCACCAACTTTTACGATTTTGAAGCCAAATATAACCGCAACGATACCGGCTACTTTATTCCTTGCGGCTTGAGCGCTGCTGACGAAAGGCATTTACAAGAGCTAAGCCTTGCGGCATTTCGCGCCGTTGAAGCCAAAGGTTGGGGGCGAATTGATGCCATGCAGGATGATAAAGGCAACTTTTGGCTGCTTGAAATTAATACCGTTCCGGGGATGACCAGCCATAGCCTCGTACCGATGGCAGCAAAAGCGCGCGGCATGGACTTTGAGCAATTATGCTGGCACATTTTGGCACAAACCGTAAAGGCTTAG
- the murC gene encoding UDP-N-acetylmuramate--L-alanine ligase, protein MRRIQHLHFVGIGGSGMCGIAEVMSNQGYRVSGSDIVDSPVTKRLRDIGVDIFIGHDSKNIADADVIVVSSAIDRSNPEIKAALKARLPVVRRADMLGELMRYRHGIAVAGAHGKTTTTSLLTTMLAEGGLDPTYVIGGKLNASGKNAALGSSRYLVAEADESDASFLTLHPMAAIVTNIDQDHMETYENSFDKLKAAYIQFLQNMPFYGLAVVCGDDPELYAMIDDISRPVLTFGLEPYNDVQAIDVVSDGTKTHFTVLRRDFEPLRLTLNIPGLHNVYNALAAITMATDEGVDDEAIKRALQKFAGVGRRFEQHAAVELEEGDVLLIDDYGHHPTEVDATIKAARQSFPDRRLVMLFQPHRYSRTRDCFDDFVEVLSKVDELLLLDVYSAGEELIVGADSKALAKSIRHRGQVEPTIIDKSNIAEVMKRMLQPNDLLITQGAGNVGQIAIDLAANQLYLNDPIV, encoded by the coding sequence ATGCGCCGAATTCAGCATTTGCATTTTGTTGGGATTGGCGGTTCGGGGATGTGCGGTATTGCTGAGGTGATGAGCAATCAAGGCTATCGGGTCAGCGGCTCGGACATCGTTGACAGTCCTGTGACCAAGCGCCTTCGTGATATTGGGGTTGATATTTTTATCGGTCATGATTCAAAAAATATCGCTGATGCGGACGTGATTGTGGTGTCTTCTGCCATCGACCGCAGCAACCCTGAAATTAAAGCCGCGCTTAAAGCCCGACTGCCAGTCGTTCGCCGCGCTGACATGTTAGGCGAGCTGATGCGCTATCGTCATGGCATTGCTGTTGCCGGCGCTCATGGCAAAACCACCACAACAAGCCTGCTGACCACCATGCTTGCTGAAGGCGGCCTTGACCCCACTTACGTGATTGGCGGCAAATTAAACGCTTCCGGCAAAAACGCCGCCCTTGGTAGCAGCCGTTATTTGGTTGCAGAAGCTGATGAGTCGGATGCGTCATTTTTAACCTTGCATCCGATGGCGGCGATTGTCACCAACATCGACCAAGACCATATGGAAACTTATGAAAACAGCTTTGACAAATTAAAAGCCGCTTACATTCAGTTTTTACAAAATATGCCGTTTTATGGTTTAGCAGTCGTTTGCGGGGATGACCCTGAGCTTTATGCGATGATTGATGACATCTCGCGACCCGTTTTGACCTTTGGTCTTGAGCCTTATAACGACGTTCAAGCCATTGATGTGGTCAGCGACGGTACAAAAACTCATTTTACCGTACTTCGCCGCGATTTTGAGCCGCTTCGATTGACCTTAAATATTCCAGGGCTTCATAACGTTTATAATGCTTTAGCCGCCATCACCATGGCAACCGATGAAGGTGTTGATGACGAAGCGATTAAGCGTGCGCTGCAAAAATTTGCCGGAGTCGGTCGCCGATTTGAGCAGCATGCGGCGGTTGAATTAGAAGAAGGCGATGTACTATTAATTGATGATTATGGTCATCACCCAACCGAGGTTGATGCCACTATTAAAGCGGCGCGCCAAAGCTTCCCTGATCGCCGCTTGGTCATGCTGTTTCAGCCGCATAGATATAGCCGGACGCGCGACTGCTTTGATGATTTTGTTGAGGTGTTATCCAAAGTCGACGAGCTTTTATTGCTTGATGTGTATTCAGCAGGAGAGGAATTAATCGTCGGTGCAGACTCCAAAGCGCTGGCAAAAAGCATCCGCCACCGTGGTCAGGTTGAGCCCACCATCATTGATAAAAGCAATATCGCTGAGGTCATGAAGCGAATGCTACAGCCAAACGATTTGCTCATCACCCAAGGCGCCGGAAACGTCGGTCAAATCGCCATTGATTTGGCGGCAAATCAGCTGTACCTTAACGACCCCATTGTTTAA
- the murG gene encoding undecaprenyldiphospho-muramoylpentapeptide beta-N-acetylglucosaminyltransferase, whose product MATKSPQILMMAAGTGGHVFPALAVAEELASRGATIHWLGTQVGMENDLVKPTGYDYHAINMQGLRGKGLGRLLKLPMTLFAAVMAVTKIIKQNKIDLVVGFGGYVSAPGGIAAKMTKTPLIVHEQNAIAGMSNRYLAKMALNVLQAFDGTFNKGQSDKVKTVGNPVRNAISGVHAPAERYDDNDTSPLRLLVVGGSLGAQVLNETVPKALALLEKPVQVRHQCGRGNEDATQAVYESEGTAIHNITVQPFIEDMAAAYEWADVIVCRAGALTVTEIQNVGIAAIFVPLPHAVDDHQTANAKTLTDNDAAILLPQSELTPKRLSETLIALNRPACKSMAQKAHALANRKSTMTVADIVWQSI is encoded by the coding sequence ATGGCAACAAAATCCCCGCAAATATTGATGATGGCCGCCGGAACGGGCGGTCACGTGTTTCCTGCGCTCGCGGTCGCTGAAGAGTTGGCGAGTCGCGGTGCGACCATTCATTGGCTTGGTACGCAAGTGGGGATGGAAAACGACTTGGTGAAACCTACCGGCTACGATTATCACGCGATTAATATGCAAGGGCTTCGCGGCAAAGGTCTTGGGCGCTTGCTCAAATTGCCGATGACTTTGTTTGCTGCCGTGATGGCTGTCACCAAAATCATTAAGCAAAATAAAATTGATTTGGTGGTTGGTTTTGGCGGTTATGTGAGCGCACCCGGTGGCATTGCCGCCAAAATGACCAAAACACCGCTGATTGTCCACGAGCAAAACGCCATTGCCGGAATGAGCAATCGCTATTTGGCAAAGATGGCGCTCAACGTATTGCAAGCCTTTGATGGCACCTTTAATAAAGGTCAAAGCGATAAAGTAAAAACGGTCGGCAATCCGGTTCGTAATGCCATCTCAGGAGTTCACGCGCCCGCTGAGCGCTACGATGACAATGACACCTCACCGCTGCGATTGCTTGTCGTTGGGGGATCGCTTGGCGCGCAAGTCTTAAATGAGACCGTGCCAAAGGCGCTTGCATTGCTTGAGAAGCCGGTTCAAGTTCGCCATCAGTGCGGCCGCGGTAATGAAGATGCCACCCAAGCGGTTTATGAAAGCGAAGGCACGGCGATTCATAACATCACCGTTCAGCCGTTTATTGAGGATATGGCAGCAGCTTATGAGTGGGCGGATGTCATTGTTTGCCGCGCCGGTGCGCTGACCGTGACCGAGATTCAAAATGTTGGCATTGCAGCGATTTTTGTGCCACTGCCGCATGCGGTTGATGACCACCAAACGGCAAATGCCAAAACGCTTACGGACAATGATGCCGCGATTTTATTGCCCCAGTCGGAACTTACGCCAAAACGTCTGAGTGAAACGCTCATTGCGCTCAATCGACCGGCTTGTAAGTCGATGGCACAAAAGGCGCACGCGCTTGCCAATCGCAAGTCCACCATGACCGTCGCGGACATTGTTTGGCAGAGCATTTAA
- the gshB gene encoding glutathione synthase, with amino-acid sequence MTQSTLNILVIMDPIERLNYYKDTSLAMMWSAQNRGHQLFYCQIHDLWLNRNQLMVDNQAVTCAQNPDDFYQLGEKQTLPVTDFDVILMRKDPPFDLRFLHATYLLDHAKAAGVLVVNDPAAIRDCNEKLFATWFSPLMSPTIVTSKQSHIREFIREQQDVIVKPLDGMGGMGVFRLTADAPNIGATLEMLTELETMPIMAQRYLPEIKDGDKRVLIVDGVVVDYCLARIPVGGETRGNLAAGGRGVAMPLTDAEREVAQTVAPIVREKGLMFVGLDLIGGRITEINVTSPTCVREIDDQCGTDIATDFIQAIEARLA; translated from the coding sequence ATGACACAATCGACCTTAAACATTTTGGTCATTATGGACCCCATCGAGCGCCTTAATTACTACAAAGACACCAGTCTTGCGATGATGTGGTCGGCGCAAAACCGCGGTCACCAGTTATTTTATTGTCAAATTCATGATTTGTGGCTCAATCGTAATCAGTTGATGGTGGACAATCAAGCCGTCACTTGCGCGCAAAACCCTGATGATTTTTACCAATTGGGTGAAAAGCAAACCTTGCCGGTGACGGACTTTGATGTCATTTTAATGCGCAAAGATCCGCCGTTTGATTTGCGCTTTTTGCACGCCACTTACTTGCTTGACCATGCCAAAGCCGCTGGCGTTTTGGTGGTCAATGACCCAGCAGCGATTCGTGATTGTAACGAAAAGCTGTTTGCCACGTGGTTTAGCCCATTGATGAGCCCGACCATTGTGACCAGCAAACAGTCGCATATCCGCGAGTTTATCCGCGAGCAGCAAGACGTCATCGTCAAGCCGCTTGATGGCATGGGCGGGATGGGGGTGTTTCGCTTGACGGCAGATGCACCAAATATCGGCGCAACCCTTGAGATGCTCACTGAGCTTGAAACCATGCCAATTATGGCTCAGCGCTATTTGCCGGAGATTAAAGACGGTGATAAGCGCGTGCTCATCGTTGATGGTGTGGTGGTGGATTATTGCTTAGCGCGAATCCCAGTTGGCGGCGAGACGCGTGGTAATTTGGCAGCAGGCGGTCGCGGCGTTGCTATGCCATTGACTGACGCTGAGCGTGAAGTGGCGCAAACAGTGGCGCCGATTGTCCGCGAAAAAGGGCTGATGTTCGTTGGTCTTGATTTAATTGGTGGCAGAATTACTGAAATTAACGTCACCAGTCCCACTTGCGTTCGCGAAATTGACGACCAATGCGGAACGGACATCGCCACCGATTTTATTCAGGCGATTGAAGCAAGGCTTGCTTAA
- the pyrE gene encoding orotate phosphoribosyltransferase gives MSSQSFSSHDFIQLALDNQVLRFGEFVLKSGRISPYFFNAGLLATGEMLSLLANGYAQALAEEMQKSGVRDLVIFGAAYKGIPFVAATAQALWRNHGINAYWGYNRKEAKTHGEGGSLVGADVAGKCVWILDDVITAGTAMREVVDILTEAGATIGGIIVALDRKEKGQGARSAIQELAENLDVPVRALVSMDDLISYLSDSSRPNQNPTQLAKMQHYREQYGV, from the coding sequence ATGTCATCACAGTCGTTTTCATCGCATGATTTTATCCAGTTAGCCCTTGACAATCAGGTGCTTAGATTTGGCGAGTTTGTTTTAAAATCAGGTCGTATCAGCCCGTATTTTTTCAATGCAGGGCTGTTGGCGACAGGTGAGATGTTGTCACTGTTGGCAAATGGTTACGCTCAAGCGCTTGCCGAAGAGATGCAAAAGTCAGGCGTTCGCGATTTGGTCATTTTTGGGGCGGCTTACAAGGGCATTCCGTTTGTGGCAGCAACGGCGCAAGCGCTTTGGCGCAATCATGGCATCAACGCCTATTGGGGCTACAATCGTAAAGAAGCAAAAACCCACGGCGAGGGCGGAAGCCTTGTCGGTGCGGACGTTGCGGGAAAATGCGTTTGGATTTTGGATGATGTGATTACTGCCGGTACAGCGATGCGCGAGGTGGTGGATATTTTAACCGAAGCTGGCGCGACCATCGGCGGTATCATCGTGGCACTAGACCGCAAAGAAAAAGGTCAAGGCGCGCGCTCAGCGATTCAAGAACTTGCCGAAAACTTAGACGTTCCGGTTCGCGCTTTGGTAAGTATGGATGATTTAATCAGTTACTTATCTGACTCAAGCCGACCGAATCAAAACCCAACCCAACTTGCAAAAATGCAGCATTACCGCGAGCAATACGGCGTATAA
- a CDS encoding SDR family oxidoreductase → MSEQNKKYLIIGQGHIGLPVTNNLANQGLDVTGLARQNRKHYDLAKSAQFLQLDARALSAKQLSDFHRIAIIVTPDDYSKSGYENSYLKICQQLASLSLPNLERIVFISSTGVYGQDNGDWIDDTVKPAPLADDSTSNFILKAEQALQSGFHNKAIIIRPSGIYGRKRLMRVRQAQKNEKDPIARKHWTNRIMDRDLVTIIEKVLTIASPKPLYLATDYLPVTNFELTSWLSEKLNSTKPVVDNSKTAVTGKRLHSNIPRDWLTFPDWQVGYRDILQHSTADDH, encoded by the coding sequence ATGTCTGAGCAAAATAAAAAATATCTGATTATCGGTCAAGGTCATATTGGCTTGCCGGTGACCAACAATCTTGCCAATCAAGGCTTGGATGTGACCGGACTTGCAAGGCAGAATCGTAAGCATTATGACTTGGCAAAAAGCGCCCAGTTTTTGCAATTGGATGCACGTGCTTTGAGCGCCAAGCAGCTAAGCGACTTTCATAGAATCGCCATTATCGTCACCCCCGATGACTATTCAAAATCAGGCTACGAAAACAGCTATTTAAAAATCTGTCAGCAGTTAGCAAGCTTGAGTTTGCCAAATCTTGAGCGCATTGTTTTTATCTCCTCAACGGGGGTTTATGGTCAAGACAATGGCGATTGGATTGATGACACGGTCAAACCTGCGCCATTAGCTGATGACTCAACGTCAAATTTTATTTTAAAAGCTGAGCAAGCGCTGCAAAGTGGCTTTCATAATAAAGCCATTATTATCCGCCCCAGTGGGATTTACGGTCGCAAGCGTTTGATGCGCGTTCGCCAAGCGCAAAAAAATGAGAAAGACCCGATAGCGCGCAAGCATTGGACAAACCGGATTATGGACCGCGATTTGGTGACGATTATTGAAAAGGTCTTGACGATAGCATCGCCAAAGCCGCTGTATCTTGCCACCGATTATCTGCCAGTCACCAATTTTGAATTGACCAGTTGGCTGAGTGAAAAACTTAATAGCACAAAGCCTGTCGTGGATAACAGCAAAACGGCGGTGACAGGAAAGCGATTGCATAGCAATATTCCGCGCGATTGGTTGACCTTTCCTGATTGGCAAGTAGGCTACCGCGATATTTTGCAGCACAGCACTGCTGATGATCACTAA